From the Bacillus tuaregi genome, one window contains:
- a CDS encoding cupin domain-containing protein, producing the protein MDKAKELLQVGTGSIDRRAVYLVNPGMKQMEPHGWGGATQTLYAAVQALNPGEVAPSHRHMTSALRFIMEGHGASGIVNGVKYHFEPGDYVITPEWTWHDHVNEGNETVLWMDCLDIPFTSALTSSFFELAGAVP; encoded by the coding sequence TTGGACAAAGCAAAGGAGCTACTTCAGGTAGGCACAGGCTCAATTGATAGAAGAGCGGTCTATTTAGTGAATCCAGGTATGAAACAGATGGAGCCACACGGCTGGGGTGGCGCAACACAAACCTTATATGCAGCCGTTCAAGCGCTTAATCCTGGGGAAGTCGCTCCATCTCACAGGCATATGACATCAGCTCTAAGGTTTATTATGGAGGGTCACGGTGCATCCGGTATTGTGAATGGTGTGAAGTATCATTTTGAACCGGGAGACTATGTCATTACACCAGAGTGGACTTGGCACGATCATGTGAATGAAGGAAACGAAACGGTACTATGGATGGACTGCTTAGATATTCCATTCACATCAGCACTGACAAGCTCCTTCTTTGAGCTAGCAGGGGCTGTTCCATGA
- a CDS encoding DeoR/GlpR family DNA-binding transcription regulator, whose protein sequence is MKMFASERKNIIMQILQEQERITVKDLAKEIGVSEATLRTDLSKMEMEGLLTRTHGGAVLNEESNNEMSFSAREKKNKQEKMQIAKLASEFVKEKQCILLDASSTVLEFARYLKEQPIRLTVVTSGLQTALELKDNPDITVILVGGLVTKGSTSIEGTLGVSILDNVNIDIFFTSANGFSVESGLTDFNLYEISLKKEMIKRSNKVVALVDSTKIGSNSSAAFAGLNQIDALITDQQVSAEMYQELVAHNIEVITPQ, encoded by the coding sequence ATGAAAATGTTTGCAAGTGAGCGAAAAAACATAATTATGCAAATCCTGCAGGAACAGGAACGAATCACCGTAAAGGACTTGGCTAAAGAAATCGGAGTATCTGAAGCTACATTACGAACCGACCTAAGTAAAATGGAAATGGAAGGTCTATTAACCAGAACTCATGGCGGGGCAGTACTAAATGAAGAGTCCAATAATGAAATGAGTTTCTCAGCCCGTGAAAAGAAAAACAAGCAAGAAAAAATGCAAATTGCCAAGCTGGCTTCAGAATTTGTGAAGGAAAAGCAATGTATTCTCCTAGACGCCAGTTCAACGGTTTTAGAATTTGCCCGTTATTTAAAGGAGCAGCCGATTCGCTTAACGGTTGTTACCAGCGGACTCCAAACTGCTTTAGAGTTAAAGGACAATCCAGATATAACGGTTATCTTAGTCGGTGGTCTAGTAACTAAAGGCTCTACTTCCATTGAAGGCACCTTAGGAGTAAGTATTCTCGATAATGTCAATATTGATATATTTTTCACATCGGCCAATGGCTTTTCTGTAGAATCTGGTTTAACGGACTTTAATCTCTATGAAATTTCGCTTAAAAAGGAAATGATTAAAAGGTCTAATAAGGTGGTTGCCCTAGTAGATTCAACGAAAATCGGAAGTAACTCCAGCGCAGCTTTCGCGGGCCTTAATCAAATTGATGCATTGATTACAGATCAACAGGTAAGCGCTGAAATGTATCAAGAGCTTGTAGCACATAATATTGAGGTCATTACGCCACAATAA
- a CDS encoding oxidoreductase has product MKYQHLFAKGKIGSLTLKNRIVMPPMGTNLSGPDGEITDHMIAYYEERAKGGTGLVIVEVASIDYEYGKAAVTQPRVDEDRFIPGIHRLVNAVHKHGAKIFMQLHHAGRESKSILIGGKQIVAPSPVTCPSIGEEPRELTTAEVKELVMKFVMGAVRAKLAGADGVEIHAAHGYLVNQFLSPYTNLRTDEYGGSFENRMRFIDEIIVGIKKHCGQDFPVSVRLSVDEFVKGGIDLEMGLRIGAHLEKTGVDSLHASAGTYDSSEVIVESPLYEQGWRVYLAEEMKKAVSIPVITVGVIREPEFAESILADGKADFIAIGRGQIADPEWVHKVMEEREDELRKCICCMHCIRSVGKGLHVQCAINVRAGRELEFDQKLPQIQDKRHVVIVGGGPGGMEAARVLAEKGYRVTLFEKDNKLGGQLPLVSKPLHKEKMNWFIDYHRNELNRLGVEIHMNTEAEIGMIQAMNPYAVILATGAKGYMPDIPGINQPNVYGYEYVYSHHKYFNQEKIVVMGSGMICFSITDQLAAKGNDVTYIELPTAIGRRISPPTRARLMNRLKKNHVKIISDHRVSEIQPDAVVIEDPASGQQTSIDMDNVVIAMGTQAYNPLEESFRQHFDQVFVIGDAVNHPGSLSTAVKDAFELAYVLESQVCKKSPVRVH; this is encoded by the coding sequence ATGAAATATCAGCATTTATTTGCTAAAGGAAAAATCGGCAGCCTTACATTGAAAAATCGAATCGTTATGCCGCCGATGGGAACCAACCTATCCGGTCCTGATGGTGAAATTACTGATCATATGATTGCCTATTACGAAGAACGGGCAAAAGGTGGTACAGGGTTGGTTATTGTAGAGGTTGCCTCTATTGATTATGAATATGGGAAGGCAGCGGTTACTCAGCCGCGGGTTGATGAGGATCGCTTCATTCCGGGTATCCACCGGTTGGTTAATGCGGTTCACAAGCATGGAGCGAAGATTTTTATGCAGCTGCACCATGCCGGGCGTGAATCCAAGTCAATTCTGATTGGCGGGAAACAAATTGTGGCGCCAAGTCCTGTCACCTGTCCGTCCATCGGTGAGGAGCCTAGAGAGCTCACGACTGCTGAGGTGAAGGAGCTTGTAATGAAATTCGTCATGGGAGCTGTCCGCGCAAAGCTTGCTGGTGCTGACGGTGTTGAAATACACGCTGCCCATGGTTATTTAGTTAACCAATTCCTCAGCCCTTATACCAATCTAAGGACCGACGAATATGGCGGCAGCTTTGAGAATCGCATGCGGTTTATTGACGAAATCATCGTTGGGATTAAGAAGCATTGCGGTCAAGATTTCCCTGTCTCCGTCCGCCTTAGCGTCGATGAATTCGTAAAGGGTGGAATTGACCTTGAAATGGGTTTAAGAATCGGGGCCCATTTGGAGAAGACCGGAGTTGATTCACTTCACGCAAGTGCCGGCACCTATGATTCCTCCGAGGTTATCGTCGAATCGCCGCTTTATGAGCAGGGCTGGAGAGTGTATCTTGCCGAGGAAATGAAAAAGGCTGTTAGCATTCCAGTCATTACCGTTGGTGTGATTCGTGAGCCAGAGTTTGCCGAGTCGATTTTAGCAGATGGAAAAGCAGACTTTATTGCGATTGGCCGTGGTCAGATTGCCGATCCGGAATGGGTTCATAAGGTAATGGAGGAGCGCGAAGACGAACTTCGCAAATGCATCTGCTGTATGCACTGCATCCGCTCGGTTGGAAAGGGACTGCATGTCCAATGTGCGATTAATGTAAGAGCAGGACGTGAGCTTGAATTTGATCAGAAGCTTCCTCAAATTCAAGACAAGCGCCATGTAGTGATTGTCGGGGGTGGTCCTGGCGGAATGGAAGCAGCAAGAGTGCTTGCGGAAAAAGGCTATCGAGTTACCTTATTTGAAAAGGATAACAAGCTTGGCGGACAGCTGCCGCTTGTGAGCAAGCCGCTCCATAAGGAGAAAATGAACTGGTTTATTGATTATCATCGCAATGAATTGAATCGTTTAGGCGTTGAGATTCATATGAATACAGAGGCAGAGATTGGCATGATACAAGCGATGAATCCTTATGCGGTCATTTTAGCCACCGGTGCAAAGGGCTATATGCCTGATATCCCAGGAATTAACCAGCCAAATGTCTATGGCTATGAATATGTTTATTCACATCATAAATATTTTAATCAGGAAAAAATCGTCGTGATGGGCAGCGGGATGATCTGCTTTAGTATCACAGACCAGCTGGCAGCAAAGGGAAATGACGTAACCTATATCGAACTTCCTACTGCCATCGGCAGACGAATTAGTCCACCGACAAGAGCACGATTAATGAATCGATTGAAGAAGAATCATGTAAAGATTATTAGCGACCACCGGGTATCAGAGATTCAGCCGGATGCTGTCGTCATTGAGGATCCTGCCTCAGGCCAGCAGACGTCCATTGATATGGACAATGTGGTGATTGCAATGGGAACCCAAGCCTATAATCCATTAGAAGAGTCGTTCCGTCAGCATTTTGACCAGGTATTTGTCATCGGCGATGCCGTTAATCATCCTGGGTCCTTATCGACTGCCGTGAAGGATGCGTTTGAATTAGCCTATGTGCTAGAATCTCAGGTTTGTAAAAAATCTCCTGTAAGAGTTCACTAA
- a CDS encoding catechol 2,3-dioxygenase, which translates to MNGNGIERLGRIQLRVFDFEKSVDYYTNVLGLDITARDENRVYLKAWDEWDHHSVILEKSDRAGVDHVAFKVTNNDVLDTLEKKIGDFGCTMERVSNKDRIGEGQAIRTTLPTGHKIEFYHDIEYVGVPTGTLNPHPWPEGQRGISPHRLDHCLLSGDDIVSTKRLFKDVLGFVETEKVVTVDGESLIATWLTTTMTGHDIALIKGPEAKIHHVGFFLDNWYDILRASDILSRYEIEIDVTPTRHGITRGQTIYFFDPSGNRNEVYTGGYAVYSDFPTITWTEDKLGQGIFYHRRQLNEAFTAVFS; encoded by the coding sequence ATGAATGGTAATGGAATTGAAAGATTAGGTCGGATTCAGCTTCGAGTGTTTGATTTTGAAAAATCAGTTGATTATTACACAAATGTGCTTGGCCTTGACATTACAGCCCGAGATGAGAACAGAGTCTATTTAAAGGCATGGGACGAATGGGATCATCATAGTGTGATTCTCGAAAAGTCTGATCGAGCCGGCGTAGACCATGTTGCCTTTAAAGTAACAAATAATGATGTATTGGATACATTAGAAAAGAAAATTGGAGATTTTGGCTGCACGATGGAGCGTGTTTCGAATAAGGACCGTATTGGCGAAGGTCAAGCGATTCGGACAACACTGCCAACCGGCCATAAAATTGAGTTCTATCATGATATTGAGTATGTAGGGGTTCCGACTGGCACATTGAATCCACATCCATGGCCAGAGGGACAAAGAGGCATTTCCCCACATCGTCTTGATCACTGCTTATTATCAGGTGATGATATTGTCTCTACTAAACGCTTATTCAAGGATGTGCTCGGCTTTGTAGAAACGGAAAAAGTCGTGACCGTTGATGGTGAATCGTTAATTGCGACTTGGTTAACAACGACTATGACGGGACACGACATTGCCTTAATTAAAGGACCGGAAGCAAAAATCCATCACGTCGGCTTCTTTTTAGATAACTGGTATGATATTTTAAGAGCTTCCGATATTCTATCTCGCTATGAGATTGAAATCGATGTAACACCGACTCGTCACGGAATTACTCGTGGTCAAACCATCTACTTCTTTGACCCATCAGGTAACCGTAATGAGGTGTACACCGGCGGCTATGCAGTATATTCTGACTTCCCAACGATTACTTGGACAGAGGACAAGCTTGGACAGGGTATTTTCTATCACCGCCGTCAGTTAAACGAAGCATTTACAGCTGTATTTAGCTAA
- a CDS encoding LysR family transcriptional regulator substrate-binding protein: MLEPYVLFIPSKWEWDSSRATIHMMDLEDIPLVMFVRENKYGKYTAFQDTCNKLGVKPNIICESHDAAIIFSFVAAGMGGAVLPRSTFAIHPSDDIKIVEIEDCPLQNKISLIWDKNRPLSKGAQRFIEMF, from the coding sequence TTGCTGGAGCCCTATGTATTATTCATTCCAAGTAAATGGGAGTGGGATTCATCTAGAGCAACCATTCATATGATGGATTTGGAAGACATCCCGCTTGTCATGTTCGTACGCGAAAACAAGTATGGAAAGTATACCGCCTTTCAAGATACCTGTAACAAACTAGGGGTCAAACCAAATATTATCTGCGAATCTCATGACGCTGCGATTATCTTCTCCTTTGTCGCAGCCGGGATGGGAGGAGCTGTTTTGCCAAGATCAACCTTTGCCATCCACCCGTCTGACGATATTAAAATTGTTGAAATAGAGGATTGTCCTCTGCAAAATAAAATTTCTCTAATCTGGGACAAAAACCGTCCTCTATCGAAGGGTGCCCAGCGGTTTATTGAAATGTTCTGA
- a CDS encoding MDR/zinc-dependent alcohol dehydrogenase-like family protein, with product MTQTLKNETIQGNELPKTMKAVVAYAPGDYKFEEVPVPTIENDKEIIIKVEACGICAGDVKAFDGAPSFWGDEKQPAYIKAPMIPGHEFIGRVVQKGSAVKDFEIGDRIISEQIVPCEECRFCKRGQYWMCEKHDLYGFQNNVNGGMAEYMKLPKEGRNYKVPEDMPIEQAILIEPYACSLHAVQRANIQLGDFVVLSGAGTLGLGMVAPIKKSGAGTLVVLDLQDDRLELAKKFGADIVLNPSKVDAVQEIKNMTEGYGCDIYIEATGHPASVEQGLSAIRKLGTFVEFGVFGKPVTVDWSIISDRKELDLLGAHLGPYCYPLVIDGIAKGEIPTESVVSHEFGLEQFKEAFDLVKKGSESLKVILVP from the coding sequence ATGACTCAAACTCTTAAAAACGAAACAATTCAGGGAAATGAACTGCCTAAAACAATGAAAGCGGTTGTAGCTTATGCACCTGGTGATTATAAATTTGAAGAAGTACCAGTACCAACGATTGAAAATGATAAAGAAATCATCATTAAAGTGGAAGCGTGTGGAATTTGCGCAGGAGATGTAAAAGCATTTGATGGAGCACCGAGCTTCTGGGGGGATGAAAAGCAGCCTGCATATATCAAGGCTCCTATGATTCCAGGTCATGAATTTATTGGACGTGTTGTGCAAAAGGGTTCAGCCGTTAAGGATTTTGAAATTGGCGATCGAATCATTTCTGAACAAATTGTTCCATGTGAAGAATGCCGTTTTTGTAAAAGAGGTCAGTATTGGATGTGTGAAAAGCATGATCTATACGGATTCCAAAATAATGTAAACGGCGGTATGGCTGAATATATGAAATTACCGAAGGAAGGCCGTAATTATAAAGTTCCTGAAGATATGCCGATTGAACAAGCTATTTTAATTGAGCCATATGCTTGTAGCCTTCATGCTGTACAGAGAGCCAACATCCAACTTGGAGATTTCGTTGTCCTATCTGGTGCAGGAACACTAGGTTTAGGAATGGTTGCTCCAATTAAGAAGTCAGGTGCAGGAACATTGGTTGTATTGGACCTTCAGGATGACCGACTAGAATTAGCAAAGAAATTCGGTGCGGATATTGTTTTAAACCCAAGCAAAGTGGACGCAGTGCAGGAAATTAAGAATATGACGGAAGGCTATGGCTGTGATATTTACATTGAAGCGACAGGACATCCGGCATCAGTTGAACAAGGCTTAAGTGCGATTAGAAAGCTAGGTACATTTGTTGAGTTTGGTGTATTTGGTAAGCCTGTAACGGTTGATTGGAGCATCATTAGTGACCGTAAAGAACTTGATTTACTAGGTGCGCATTTAGGACCATACTGCTACCCATTAGTAATTGATGGAATTGCTAAAGGCGAAATTCCAACTGAAAGCGTTGTAAGTCATGAATTTGGATTAGAGCAATTCAAAGAAGCCTTTGATTTAGTGAAAAAAGGTTCAGAATCCTTAAAGGTTATTTTAGTACCATAA
- a CDS encoding DUF3920 family protein, giving the protein MTLTEVLQKRTILQRYKNWYVLDSEFSWNLRSIYHTMDAYLENVFHIPVIFCSIREANQIISDLGDEEDEYLRFAAGIFWRELGIIFIFQYEEYETLIETLFHEFRHVMQDEDPVFRLHFESDKKLPYKERKTEIDAFQFAKEKSEAYFRSLYGRENVV; this is encoded by the coding sequence ATGACCTTAACCGAAGTACTGCAGAAGCGTACCATCCTTCAACGATATAAGAACTGGTATGTCTTGGATAGCGAGTTTTCCTGGAATCTCCGCTCCATCTATCATACGATGGATGCTTATTTAGAGAATGTCTTCCATATTCCGGTGATTTTTTGCTCCATTCGGGAAGCGAACCAAATCATCAGCGATTTAGGGGACGAAGAGGATGAGTATTTGCGCTTTGCTGCAGGGATTTTTTGGCGTGAGCTGGGGATTATCTTTATTTTCCAATACGAGGAGTATGAAACGTTAATTGAGACCCTTTTCCATGAATTTCGTCATGTCATGCAGGATGAGGACCCGGTCTTCCGACTTCATTTCGAAAGTGATAAAAAATTGCCTTATAAGGAACGCAAGACCGAAATCGATGCCTTTCAATTTGCCAAAGAAAAAAGCGAGGCGTATTTTAGAAGCCTTTATGGCAGGGAAAATGTGGTGTAA
- a CDS encoding aconitase family protein: MGKGKAYSDYIQFDLQTVEASVSGPKRPQDRMPISEVRQSFPKPLSASEPNELDAQGTELQNGSIVIAAITSCTNTSNPFNMIGAGLLAKKAVEYGLTVPKTIQTSLAPGSKAVTAYLQKAGLLPYLEKLGFYHAGYGCAVCVGNSGKLNAEVEKMIQENDLTVAAVLSGNRNFEGRIHALVKANYLVSPPLVIAFAIAGTMNINLENEPLGRTLSGKEVYLQDIWPSSDEIASLVESAISSDIFREAYENVFEGDEKWRELEYHDYPIFKWDDRSTYFKKSPFLESGQIQRFSAFSRQGEPLPIQGCKTQWLKDII; encoded by the coding sequence ATTGGGAAAGGTAAAGCATATTCTGATTATATTCAGTTTGACTTACAGACGGTGGAAGCAAGTGTTTCCGGTCCCAAGCGACCGCAGGACAGAATGCCGATTTCAGAGGTAAGACAATCATTTCCAAAGCCACTTTCAGCTAGCGAACCAAACGAGCTGGATGCTCAGGGAACGGAATTGCAGAATGGCTCCATTGTCATAGCAGCCATTACAAGCTGTACGAATACATCCAACCCCTTCAATATGATAGGTGCTGGATTATTGGCTAAGAAGGCTGTTGAATATGGTTTAACCGTACCGAAGACGATTCAGACTTCTTTGGCGCCTGGATCAAAGGCGGTTACAGCTTATTTGCAAAAAGCAGGATTACTTCCGTATTTGGAAAAGCTGGGCTTTTATCATGCCGGCTACGGCTGTGCCGTATGTGTAGGCAACAGCGGGAAGCTTAATGCTGAAGTCGAGAAAATGATTCAGGAGAATGATCTGACGGTCGCTGCTGTATTAAGTGGCAACCGTAATTTTGAAGGACGAATTCATGCCTTAGTAAAAGCAAATTATTTAGTTTCGCCTCCGTTAGTCATCGCCTTTGCCATTGCAGGCACGATGAATATTAATTTGGAGAATGAACCGCTGGGTCGAACTTTATCAGGTAAAGAGGTCTATTTGCAGGATATTTGGCCGAGCTCAGATGAAATTGCTAGCCTAGTAGAGTCTGCGATTTCATCTGATATTTTCCGTGAAGCCTATGAAAATGTGTTTGAAGGCGACGAGAAATGGCGGGAACTGGAATATCATGATTATCCGATTTTTAAATGGGATGATCGGTCCACCTATTTTAAAAAGTCTCCTTTTCTCGAGTCCGGACAAATCCAACGATTCAGCGCTTTCTCCAGGCAAGGGGAACCTTTGCCCATCCAAGGCTGTAAAACCCAATGGCTCAAGGACATCATTTGA
- a CDS encoding flavocytochrome c, protein MKKKNWLLMLIMSIFMLFAAACGNDSASEPKQEEPKEEQKEDEVTGASEGASYTPLDELQDNYDIVIIGAGGAGMTAALEAKANGMNPVIFEKMPVAGGNTSKSSSGMNASETKFQTEQGIQDSNDKFYEETLKGGKGTNNPELLRFFVDNSADAIDWLDSIGIRLNNITITGGMSEKRTHRPEDGSAVGQYLVTGLVKNVEEQKIPLFVNADVKEITQKDGQVNGVKVVFDGKDEKAISAKAVVVASGGYGANMDMITKVRSDLEGYVTTNQEGSTGDGITMIEALGGTAVDMDQIQVHPTVQQEKSYLIGEVVRGEGGILVSAEGKRFHNEMDTRDNVTAAINSLPERSAWLVFDSGVKSRAKAIDQYEKMGFTVKGETIEALAAEMKVPAEALSATLDTWNTTVANKNDAEFGRTTAMDNDLSGAPFYAIKIAPGIHYTMGGVNINTNTEVITEAGQAIPGLFAAGEVTGGLHGQNRIGGNSVGDIIVFGRQAGVKSAEFVKAQ, encoded by the coding sequence ATGAAGAAGAAAAATTGGTTACTAATGCTCATCATGAGTATTTTTATGCTATTTGCTGCTGCTTGCGGAAACGACTCTGCAAGTGAACCAAAGCAGGAAGAGCCAAAAGAAGAGCAAAAGGAAGATGAGGTAACAGGTGCTTCTGAAGGAGCAAGCTACACACCTCTTGACGAGCTTCAGGATAACTATGACATCGTCATTATCGGTGCTGGTGGTGCCGGAATGACAGCTGCTCTTGAAGCAAAGGCAAACGGCATGAATCCAGTTATTTTTGAAAAAATGCCAGTTGCTGGAGGAAACACATCAAAATCCTCTTCTGGAATGAATGCATCAGAAACAAAGTTCCAAACCGAGCAAGGCATTCAGGATAGCAATGATAAATTTTATGAAGAAACATTAAAAGGCGGAAAAGGTACAAATAATCCAGAATTACTTCGTTTCTTCGTTGATAATTCAGCTGATGCGATTGACTGGTTAGATTCAATCGGCATCCGCTTGAACAATATCACGATTACAGGTGGAATGAGCGAAAAGCGTACACACCGTCCTGAAGATGGTTCTGCAGTAGGCCAATATCTTGTGACTGGCTTAGTAAAAAATGTGGAAGAGCAAAAAATTCCTTTATTCGTTAATGCGGATGTAAAGGAAATTACGCAAAAAGATGGACAAGTTAACGGCGTTAAAGTTGTATTTGATGGAAAAGATGAGAAAGCAATCTCTGCAAAGGCTGTTGTAGTCGCATCAGGCGGTTACGGAGCTAATATGGATATGATCACAAAGGTTAGAAGCGATTTAGAAGGCTATGTAACAACAAACCAAGAAGGTAGCACAGGCGATGGTATCACGATGATTGAAGCTCTTGGCGGCACAGCGGTTGATATGGATCAAATCCAGGTTCACCCAACTGTACAACAGGAAAAATCTTACCTAATCGGTGAAGTGGTTCGTGGAGAAGGTGGAATCCTTGTTTCTGCAGAAGGAAAGAGATTCCATAACGAAATGGATACTCGTGACAATGTGACAGCTGCAATCAACAGCCTACCAGAAAGATCAGCATGGTTAGTATTTGATTCTGGTGTCAAATCTCGTGCGAAGGCCATTGATCAATATGAAAAAATGGGCTTTACAGTAAAAGGTGAAACGATTGAAGCATTAGCAGCAGAAATGAAGGTTCCAGCAGAGGCATTAAGTGCAACGCTTGATACTTGGAACACTACTGTTGCCAATAAAAACGATGCTGAATTTGGCAGAACAACGGCGATGGACAACGATTTATCAGGTGCTCCATTCTACGCCATTAAAATTGCTCCTGGAATTCACTACACAATGGGTGGCGTGAATATCAACACAAATACAGAAGTAATCACTGAAGCTGGTCAAGCAATTCCTGGTCTATTTGCAGCAGGAGAAGTAACTGGCGGATTACACGGTCAAAACCGTATCGGTGGAAACTCTGTAGGAGATATCATTGTATTTGGTCGTCAAGCGGGTGTGAAATCAGCTGAGTTTGTAAAAGCACAATAA